One Methanocaldococcus infernus ME DNA segment encodes these proteins:
- a CDS encoding DUF2206 domain-containing protein: MKVLNPLKLQNWEFKKFLLVVLLLQISLLILFTLKNNFKVETFIIKSLIGFIYLSFIPGYLLLRILRLHNLNTIESFSYALGLSIFFDMLIGLLINIFYPMVGITNKPISEIPILYTMVSIIFILCIFAYFRDKNYNSLDFIDIKDIINPQVLILSLIPFMSIFGVYLINYYNYNILLMAMIIIIGTLVLVIGFTDYIKSKYYPYIIWLIAFSLVYSDTLIGDITKIYDMQRYFPNLIINLGYYDLTKYTITSATILIYSIFIPIVVLITNCDVSILTKYLFPLYWTFVPILIYNFTCNYLNNLLTKKDAFFTSFLYISLPAFFTHPVIFLLKQILANYMLLLFINVLFNNNINNTSKYILLVFVSFSLIWSHYGTSALVFNMLVWTCICIFICTYIFNYKDIKSVYKKIINITLIYIVIYTSWYIYISHASVISTLIFLILSSINNTIYEKFNPEISGGIIILTTIVGFWNFIQKLIIIFFIFCSLLGTLYLFLNIFLNRSINNNYGNYIVIYIFMSLYFITLFIIMFLPNMSVMGIGRIYLVSFAIIAPNIIIGYKYYSIVINKLFKLYFKIDLPIFNIKYLYILITFFLLITTGFINEITKIDPPMFVILNKNSVLNSNNIISIGSYYHRVIYYTDLCSGMWFSKYYNKKFYVYEAGGGWTLEEYGIIPRKKIRKLKITQKYIGNNSYVYFSLINIKGIWESLHKSKNVIIYKNITNLNIYNYIKEVNKIYNNGGSTVYLS, encoded by the coding sequence TTGAAAGTATTAAACCCACTTAAATTGCAAAATTGGGAGTTTAAAAAATTTTTGTTAGTAGTATTACTTCTTCAAATATCTCTATTAATATTATTTACACTAAAAAATAATTTTAAAGTAGAAACTTTTATTATAAAATCTTTAATTGGCTTTATTTACTTATCTTTTATTCCAGGTTATTTACTATTAAGAATACTAAGACTACATAATTTAAATACCATTGAAAGTTTTTCATATGCTTTGGGATTAAGCATATTTTTTGATATGCTTATTGGATTACTAATTAATATATTTTATCCAATGGTAGGAATTACTAATAAACCTATTTCAGAAATACCTATACTGTATACTATGGTTTCTATTATATTTATATTATGTATTTTTGCCTATTTTAGAGATAAAAATTATAATAGTCTAGATTTTATAGACATTAAAGATATTATAAATCCACAAGTCTTAATTTTAAGTTTAATTCCTTTTATGAGTATATTTGGAGTATATCTAATAAATTATTACAATTATAATATTTTATTAATGGCTATGATTATTATTATTGGAACACTTGTTTTGGTTATAGGATTTACAGATTATATAAAAAGTAAGTATTATCCTTATATTATTTGGCTTATAGCCTTTTCATTAGTGTATAGTGATACATTAATTGGAGATATTACAAAAATATATGATATGCAAAGATATTTTCCTAATTTAATAATTAATTTAGGATACTATGATTTAACAAAATATACAATTACATCTGCTACAATTTTAATATATTCAATTTTTATACCCATAGTAGTACTAATAACAAATTGTGATGTATCTATATTAACTAAATATTTGTTTCCACTATATTGGACTTTTGTTCCTATATTAATATATAATTTTACATGTAATTATTTAAATAATTTATTAACTAAAAAAGATGCGTTTTTTACATCTTTTTTATATATATCATTACCTGCCTTTTTTACACATCCAGTAATATTTCTCTTAAAACAAATATTAGCTAATTATATGTTATTATTATTTATAAATGTATTATTTAACAATAATATTAATAATACTTCTAAATATATTTTATTAGTTTTTGTATCATTTTCATTAATTTGGTCACATTATGGAACTTCAGCTTTAGTTTTTAATATGTTAGTTTGGACTTGTATTTGTATTTTTATTTGTACATATATATTTAATTATAAAGATATCAAAAGTGTATATAAAAAAATAATAAATATTACACTTATATATATAGTAATTTATACATCATGGTATATATATATAAGCCACGCGTCAGTTATAAGTACATTGATATTCTTAATTTTATCATCAATAAATAATACAATTTATGAAAAATTTAATCCTGAAATCTCAGGAGGAATTATTATATTAACTACTATAGTTGGATTTTGGAATTTTATCCAAAAACTTATTATTATCTTTTTTATATTCTGCTCATTATTAGGAACATTATATTTATTTTTAAATATATTTTTAAATAGAAGTATTAATAATAACTATGGTAATTATATAGTAATATATATATTCATGTCATTGTATTTTATTACCTTATTTATTATTATGTTTTTACCAAATATGAGTGTTATGGGTATTGGGAGAATATATTTAGTATCATTTGCAATTATTGCACCTAATATAATTATTGGATATAAATATTATTCAATAGTAATAAATAAATTATTTAAGTTATATTTTAAAATAGATTTACCAATATTTAATATAAAATATTTATATATATTAATAACATTCTTTTTATTGATTACTACTGGTTTTATAAATGAAATTACCAAAATAGATCCTCCTATGTTTGTTATTCTTAATAAGAATTCTGTTTTAAATAGTAATAATATAATTAGTATAGGATCTTACTATCATCGAGTAATATATTATACTGATCTATGTAGTGGAATGTGGTTCTCAAAATATTATAATAAAAAATTTTATGTATATGAGGCTGGGGGAGGATGGACTTTAGAAGAATATGGAATAATCCCACGTAAAAAAATACGAAAATTAAAAATAACACAAAAATATATTGGAAATAACTCATATGTTTATTTTAGTTTAATAAATATAAAAGGAATATGGGAAAGTTTACATAAGTCTAAAAATGTAATAATATATAAGAATATTACTAACCTCAATATTTACAATTACATAAAAGAAGTTAATAAAATATATAATAACGGTGGAAGTACAGTGTACTTATCTTAA
- a CDS encoding DUF58 domain-containing protein, translated as MKRDDILILTIILLMAQAYLFVNISSIILALLILGYLIFIKLFFVPKVKIFPLNKKIECYEGEEIEIRFKIKNMSKIPLVVKYIYGCEITIEKNGEGIYKLFLKYDKKGRHKIDEFKFLVYERNKIFFKEYVVSDSVVIDVYPSVESLKKLLRINRNAKIAEEFLTLLKSTVGLDFEGVREYTVGDRYKSIDWKRSAKYQNLMVKEFLREGEKITLLLDVSNTFKRGKADKLAQLVYHLIDLLNSKNLNFKVVLFDDFEIKGIYENLDLKKAKKIIQDYLEEVYGIPNLRVEEYNSLYSMLSKVAEGKVILVTDFALRIKDILNLSKNCKLFVISLNPILFLSKEDLDSEEKIVKIYHRYVERERLKKKLLQYCPIIDLGKNDIIELKP; from the coding sequence ATGAAGAGGGATGACATTTTAATACTAACAATAATTTTATTAATGGCTCAAGCTTATTTATTTGTGAATATAAGTTCTATTATTTTAGCTTTATTAATATTAGGATATTTGATTTTTATAAAACTCTTTTTTGTCCCAAAGGTAAAAATATTTCCATTGAATAAGAAAATAGAATGTTATGAAGGGGAAGAAATAGAAATAAGATTTAAAATAAAAAACATGTCAAAAATTCCATTGGTAGTTAAATATATTTATGGCTGTGAAATTACTATAGAAAAAAATGGAGAAGGAATATATAAGTTATTTCTAAAATATGATAAAAAAGGAAGACATAAAATTGATGAATTTAAGTTTTTAGTTTATGAGAGGAATAAGATATTTTTTAAGGAATATGTTGTAAGTGACAGTGTAGTTATTGATGTTTACCCAAGTGTAGAAAGTCTAAAGAAATTACTAAGAATAAATAGAAATGCTAAAATTGCAGAAGAGTTTTTAACACTTTTAAAAAGTACTGTAGGGTTAGATTTTGAGGGAGTTAGGGAATATACAGTTGGTGATAGGTATAAAAGTATTGATTGGAAAAGATCTGCTAAATATCAAAATTTGATGGTTAAAGAATTTTTAAGGGAAGGGGAAAAGATAACTTTATTATTAGATGTTAGTAACACTTTTAAAAGAGGTAAGGCTGATAAGTTAGCTCAACTGGTTTATCATTTGATAGATTTATTAAATTCTAAAAATCTAAACTTTAAAGTAGTTTTATTTGATGACTTTGAAATAAAAGGTATTTATGAAAATTTAGACTTGAAAAAGGCAAAGAAGATTATCCAAGATTATTTAGAGGAGGTTTATGGAATCCCTAATTTGAGGGTGGAGGAATATAATTCTTTATATAGTATGTTAAGTAAAGTTGCTGAAGGGAAAGTTATATTAGTGACAGACTTTGCTCTAAGGATTAAGGATATATTAAATTTGTCTAAAAATTGTAAGCTTTTTGTTATTTCTTTGAATCCTATATTATTTCTAAGTAAAGAGGACTTAGATAGTGAAGAGAAGATAGTAAAAATATATCATAGATATGTAGAGAGGGAAAGGTTAAAGAAAAAGCTTTTACAGTACTGTCCAATTATAGATTTAGGTAAAAATGACATCATTGAGTTGAAACCATGA
- a CDS encoding ATP-binding cassette domain-containing protein, translating to MYILETKDLHYSYPDGTEVLKGVNFKVKKGEMVALLGPNGVGKTTLFLHFNGILRPTKGEVLIKGKPIKYDKKSLLEVRKTVGIVFQNPDDQLFAPTVKDDVAFGPLNLGLPKEEVERRVKEALKAVGLEGFENKVPHHLSGGQKKRVAIAGVLAMEPEIIVLDEPTAGLDPIGASKIMKLLYDLNKRGITIIISTHDVDLVPVYADRVYIMYDGKILKEGEPREVFRDVNTLRKANLRLPRVAHLLEILNKKDHLPVDLGFTIGEARRILKDLIVKN from the coding sequence ATGTACATCTTAGAGACTAAGGATTTACATTATAGCTACCCTGATGGAACAGAGGTTTTAAAAGGGGTAAATTTTAAAGTCAAAAAAGGAGAGATGGTTGCCTTACTTGGACCTAATGGTGTGGGAAAGACAACCCTATTTTTACACTTCAATGGAATCTTAAGACCAACTAAGGGAGAAGTTCTTATCAAAGGAAAGCCTATAAAGTATGATAAAAAGTCATTACTTGAGGTTAGGAAAACTGTGGGAATTGTTTTCCAAAATCCTGATGATCAGTTATTTGCTCCAACTGTTAAGGATGATGTGGCCTTTGGGCCATTAAACTTAGGCTTACCTAAGGAAGAGGTGGAGAGAAGGGTTAAAGAGGCTTTAAAAGCTGTTGGCTTGGAAGGCTTTGAAAATAAAGTTCCACATCATCTAAGTGGAGGGCAAAAGAAGAGAGTAGCTATAGCTGGAGTATTAGCCATGGAGCCAGAAATTATAGTCTTAGATGAGCCAACAGCTGGCTTAGACCCTATAGGAGCCTCTAAGATTATGAAACTTCTCTATGATCTAAATAAGAGAGGGATAACTATAATCATCTCAACCCATGATGTTGACCTTGTCCCAGTTTATGCTGATAGAGTTTATATTATGTATGATGGTAAAATTTTAAAGGAAGGAGAGCCAAGAGAGGTTTTTAGAGATGTCAATACTTTAAGAAAAGCTAATTTAAGATTACCAAGGGTAGCCCATCTCTTAGAAATTTTAAATAAAAAAGACCACTTACCAGTAGACTTAGGCTTCACCATTGGAGAAGCAAGGAGAATTTTAAAAGACTTAATAGTCAAAAACTAA
- a CDS encoding AAA family ATPase, producing MNGKQFYEKILKELRKCIVGYEDVIKFLTISILVGGHVLLEGYPGLGKTTLAKNFAKLFNLKFSRIQMVPDLLPSDITGFYYFNQKTQEFEFREGPIFANIVLVDEINRASPKTQASLLEAMEEKTVTVEGKTFKLPEPFMVIATQNPLEFAGVYELPKAEIDRFMFKLTLEYPKLDNEKQILYTKVNGDKKEVNQIFTIDDLKKAMNDVKNVKVSEKILDYICRIAKETRIDERIEYGISPRASEHILLASKANAYLEGRSYVIPDDVKAVAKYCIPHRIVVNREYDIDERELVEEILNKVKVVE from the coding sequence TTGAATGGAAAGCAATTCTATGAGAAAATTTTAAAGGAACTAAGAAAGTGTATTGTTGGCTATGAAGATGTTATTAAATTCTTGACTATTTCTATATTAGTTGGTGGTCATGTATTATTGGAAGGTTACCCAGGGTTGGGGAAAACTACATTAGCTAAAAATTTTGCTAAACTCTTTAATTTGAAATTTTCAAGGATACAAATGGTTCCTGATCTTCTACCCTCAGATATAACAGGATTTTACTATTTTAATCAAAAAACACAAGAATTTGAATTTAGAGAAGGGCCAATTTTTGCTAACATTGTTTTGGTTGATGAAATTAATAGAGCTTCACCAAAAACTCAGGCTTCTTTGTTGGAAGCTATGGAAGAAAAAACTGTAACTGTTGAAGGGAAAACTTTCAAATTACCAGAACCTTTTATGGTTATAGCCACCCAAAATCCATTGGAATTTGCTGGAGTTTATGAGCTACCAAAAGCTGAAATAGATAGATTTATGTTTAAATTAACCTTGGAATATCCTAAGTTAGATAATGAGAAACAGATACTTTATACTAAAGTTAATGGAGATAAAAAAGAGGTAAATCAGATATTTACCATAGATGATTTAAAAAAGGCCATGAATGATGTTAAAAATGTTAAGGTTTCTGAAAAAATATTAGATTACATTTGTAGAATAGCTAAAGAAACAAGAATTGATGAGAGAATAGAATATGGAATATCTCCAAGGGCTTCTGAACATATACTCTTAGCTTCTAAAGCTAATGCATACTTAGAAGGAAGATCTTATGTTATCCCAGATGATGTTAAAGCTGTAGCTAAATACTGCATTCCTCATAGAATTGTTGTTAATAGAGAATATGATATAGATGAAAGAGAATTAGTTGAAGAGATATTAAATAAAGTTAAAGTGGTTGAATGA
- a CDS encoding DUF4350 domain-containing protein, protein MRKILKYVTIAIIGIIFISLPYFIPIIKSNTPYSVFNKKWNGCFEFGKLLYHLGNIKPIINPYSMYKFNSDGVLIIIAPDIDYSDEEINIIKNFLESGGILILADDTGKVNKLLEKLNIKEKIINKEVKDLFYYKNCNLVICRSPFGNVVFNYPSYINSKEGDIKTSIVTSKILMKKINYGEGEVILISDPDIFINGMYKYNKDFLKNFFKQFEGRTFYIDELHHSSFSLYDVGVVYIQNQVSNETKFLIFTVLVIGSYILSNIRLDLSRFLRKKIDLKEVAKKYNIDYKKLKEIIEKI, encoded by the coding sequence ATGAGAAAAATACTTAAATATGTTACTATAGCTATAATAGGAATTATTTTTATTTCCCTACCTTATTTCATTCCAATTATAAAGTCAAACACTCCTTATAGTGTATTTAACAAAAAATGGAATGGTTGTTTTGAATTTGGTAAATTACTATATCATCTTGGCAATATAAAGCCAATTATTAATCCATATAGTATGTATAAATTTAATAGTGATGGAGTTCTAATAATTATTGCTCCTGATATAGACTATAGTGATGAGGAAATTAACATTATTAAAAACTTCTTAGAATCTGGGGGAATTTTAATTTTAGCTGATGATACTGGGAAAGTTAACAAATTATTAGAAAAATTAAACATAAAAGAAAAAATAATAAATAAAGAAGTTAAAGATTTATTTTACTACAAAAATTGTAATTTGGTAATTTGTAGAAGCCCTTTTGGAAATGTAGTATTTAACTATCCAAGTTATATTAATAGTAAAGAGGGAGATATAAAAACCAGTATTGTTACAAGTAAAATATTAATGAAAAAAATAAATTATGGAGAAGGAGAAGTTATTTTAATTTCTGATCCTGATATTTTTATAAATGGTATGTACAAATATAATAAAGACTTTCTTAAAAATTTTTTTAAACAATTTGAAGGTAGAACCTTTTATATAGATGAACTTCACCATAGCTCATTTTCTTTATATGATGTAGGTGTTGTGTATATACAAAACCAAGTTTCTAATGAGACTAAATTTTTAATTTTTACAGTATTAGTAATAGGAAGCTATATATTATCAAACATTAGATTGGATTTATCAAGATTCTTAAGAAAAAAGATTGACTTAAAAGAAGTAGCTAAAAAATATAATATAGACTACAAAAAATTAAAAGAAATTATTGAAAAAATTTAA
- a CDS encoding DUF1616 domain-containing protein, protein MNEKLEKILTTILLIILILCIIGTIYIFTHPKQMEYFTEFYILGPEGKAYDYPTELYVNETGSVIIGIVNHEGKVMNYTVEIWLVNGTYENGSLIIHNMYFLDKFNVTLPPKPISIEKWEPQFEKRYNFTISKPGNYQLWFLLFKGNYPKLPFKLVKWKDYANTTAKERIYWAEENKILSLKLNIKVKEI, encoded by the coding sequence ATGAATGAAAAATTAGAAAAAATCTTAACAACAATTTTATTAATAATTTTGATATTATGTATAATTGGGACTATTTATATATTTACTCATCCTAAACAGATGGAATACTTTACTGAATTTTACATCTTAGGGCCAGAAGGAAAAGCTTATGATTATCCTACAGAGCTTTATGTGAATGAAACAGGTTCAGTAATTATTGGAATTGTGAACCATGAAGGAAAGGTTATGAACTACACTGTAGAGATTTGGTTAGTTAATGGCACTTATGAAAATGGCTCTCTTATTATTCATAATATGTACTTCTTAGATAAATTTAATGTAACTTTGCCACCAAAACCTATTAGTATAGAGAAATGGGAACCTCAGTTTGAAAAGAGATATAACTTCACAATAAGTAAGCCAGGAAATTATCAACTGTGGTTTTTGCTATTTAAAGGAAATTACCCCAAGCTTCCATTTAAGTTGGTTAAGTGGAAAGACTATGCAAATACAACAGCCAAGGAGAGAATATACTGGGCTGAGGAAAATAAGATATTAAGTTTAAAATTAAATATCAAAGTTAAGGAAATTTAA
- a CDS encoding Ig-like domain repeat protein, with product MKKLLCLLTLLMLLGSVFGKVINTENIVEDDSFTYKYFSNVINKYEQVFNLILNNDNSYINISKGLYYNLTALKNEVLYYKMSNITSPVTYIIPPFYDFSNDLYLLCEINNKFKKEKTLEDLERLKILINNLENYIKEIESIQLKKENETLKFDTENLKYLIEIYKMKFFKKRLVYNGTLKIFISKEDPIIYEKVKIFGLADNGSIVIYIKNLRSNISEKHTLEVKNNTFSLYYSFKDLSAYMIYAKQNNKTSNILYIKTSRIPTFIYTEEKFKGYVNLPLNISGYILDYFGNKVDGKIYFLNESYRVENGLFSISIVFNKTFNETFLIKFSPSNHIYKNSTKYIKIDIKKIPLFISIYTKTNTNKIRVHEPLTIYGNITSIINVSNIPVYIIVDNKTYKKIEVNSRFSFNISFNSSGNHTLYVYFPGNNIYERSKSNIITINVEEPNYLAFAIVSIITISLIGFYYLRYRKDKIPENKEHVEEEKDKYNFIPRDVEKAYKLIFEFLTDKYNLPKTLTPRELLQKIKHLDKNIYEKLDFITRVYEHSIYGKQKLDNSIVEKYFKDIENILKSENNEKNT from the coding sequence TTGAAAAAATTGTTATGTTTACTTACTTTATTAATGTTGTTAGGAAGTGTTTTTGGTAAAGTTATAAACACTGAAAATATTGTTGAAGATGATTCTTTTACTTATAAGTATTTTTCAAATGTTATTAATAAATATGAACAAGTATTTAACTTAATACTAAATAATGATAATTCATACATTAATATATCTAAGGGTTTATATTATAACCTTACAGCACTAAAAAATGAAGTTCTATATTATAAAATGAGTAATATAACAAGTCCAGTAACCTATATAATACCTCCTTTTTATGATTTTTCAAATGATTTATATTTATTATGTGAAATTAATAATAAATTTAAAAAAGAGAAAACATTAGAGGATTTAGAGAGACTAAAGATTTTAATAAATAATTTAGAGAATTATATTAAGGAGATAGAAAGTATTCAACTAAAAAAAGAAAATGAAACTTTAAAATTTGACACTGAAAATTTGAAATATTTAATAGAAATATATAAAATGAAATTTTTTAAAAAAAGGTTAGTTTATAATGGAACTCTAAAAATATTCATTTCAAAGGAAGATCCTATCATATATGAAAAGGTTAAAATATTTGGTTTGGCAGACAATGGATCAATTGTTATATATATAAAAAATTTGAGGAGTAATATATCTGAAAAACATACTTTAGAGGTTAAAAATAATACATTTTCTCTATATTACTCTTTTAAAGATTTGAGTGCTTATATGATCTATGCTAAACAAAATAATAAAACTTCAAACATTTTGTATATAAAAACGTCAAGAATACCAACATTTATATATACTGAAGAAAAGTTTAAAGGATATGTAAATTTACCTTTAAATATTAGCGGTTATATTTTAGACTATTTTGGTAATAAAGTTGATGGAAAAATATATTTTTTAAATGAAAGTTATAGAGTAGAGAATGGTCTTTTTTCAATATCAATAGTGTTCAATAAAACTTTTAATGAAACATTTTTAATAAAATTTTCACCAAGCAACCATATTTATAAGAACTCTACAAAATATATTAAAATAGACATTAAAAAAATTCCATTATTTATATCTATATACACAAAAACTAATACTAATAAAATTAGAGTACATGAGCCCTTAACAATTTATGGAAATATTACAAGCATTATTAATGTTAGTAACATTCCTGTCTATATAATAGTTGATAATAAAACATACAAAAAAATAGAAGTAAATAGTAGATTTTCATTCAATATATCTTTCAATAGCTCTGGGAATCATACTTTATATGTTTACTTCCCTGGAAATAACATATATGAAAGATCAAAATCAAACATAATTACTATTAATGTAGAAGAACCTAACTATTTAGCTTTTGCTATTGTGTCTATAATTACGATCTCTTTAATAGGATTTTACTATTTAAGATATAGAAAGGATAAAATTCCTGAAAATAAAGAGCATGTAGAAGAAGAGAAAGATAAATATAATTTTATTCCAAGAGATGTTGAGAAAGCATATAAGTTAATATTTGAATTCTTGACAGATAAATATAATTTACCAAAAACATTAACTCCAAGAGAATTACTGCAAAAAATTAAACATTTAGACAAAAATATATATGAGAAGTTAGATTTTATAACAAGAGTTTATGAGCATAGTATATATGGAAAACAAAAATTAGACAATTCAATAGTGGAAAAATACTTTAAAGATATAGAAAATATATTAAAAAGTGAGAATAATGAGAAAAATACTTAA
- the lonB gene encoding ATP-dependent protease LonB translates to MFSVKFKTTEELPEPSPRLIDQVIGQDEAVKIVLSAVKNKRNAILLGEPGVGKSMIVKAVGEILDEFGEFTPYYVIAKPNLKNMERPIVEVIDGYYKEKKKELPKINFNAPSPFTLLIVMIIAILVSQMIIKTMPADYLLAAVAITSMIVLIFGFIIVFSSLLGARASMPSVSPSDLEPVLLYECKKRPLVRASAYNVTRLLGDVKHCPLGGKPPLGTPPHKRIILGAIHEAHRGILYVDEIKTMPLEVQDYILTALQDKKLPISGRNPNSSGATVETNPIPCDFILIMSGNMDDIYNLRAPLVDRIDYKIVLKDKMDNTLENRDKILQFIVQEIRNNKLNHMTYEACCEIVKIAQYLAGSKDKLTLRLRLLANIIKMANDLAMGKEIEEILKNFKDKDYKPLEKKGKVYIDAEHVRKVFESGIYSMEKQVAINYIKNFKRYKHIVPNDTPKVGVIYGLAVLGRGGVGDVTKIVVQILESKNPATHLLNISGDIAKHSITLASALSKKLIANGKLPLPKKDIDLSDKEIYIQFSQSYSKIDGDSATAAVCLAIISALLEIPLKQDFAITGSLDLTGNILAVGGINEKIEAAKRYGFKRVIIPEANMIDVIEREGIEIIPAKTLDDIIPLVFDY, encoded by the coding sequence ATGTTTTCAGTTAAATTTAAAACCACTGAAGAATTGCCAGAGCCTTCACCAAGATTAATAGACCAAGTTATAGGGCAGGATGAAGCTGTAAAGATTGTTTTATCAGCTGTGAAGAATAAAAGAAATGCTATTTTACTTGGTGAGCCAGGAGTAGGGAAGTCAATGATAGTTAAGGCTGTTGGTGAAATTTTAGATGAGTTTGGAGAATTTACACCTTACTATGTAATAGCCAAGCCAAATTTAAAAAATATGGAGAGGCCAATAGTTGAAGTTATTGATGGCTACTATAAAGAGAAAAAGAAAGAATTACCAAAGATTAATTTTAATGCTCCAAGTCCATTTACTCTTTTAATAGTCATGATTATAGCTATCTTAGTTTCTCAGATGATAATTAAAACTATGCCAGCTGACTACCTCTTAGCAGCTGTGGCAATAACCTCTATGATAGTTCTAATCTTTGGCTTTATTATTGTCTTCTCATCTTTGTTAGGGGCAAGGGCTTCAATGCCCTCTGTAAGTCCATCAGACTTAGAGCCAGTTTTACTATATGAGTGTAAAAAGAGGCCTTTAGTAAGGGCCTCAGCTTACAATGTGACAAGGCTGTTAGGAGATGTTAAGCACTGTCCTCTTGGAGGTAAGCCACCTTTGGGAACTCCTCCACATAAGAGGATAATATTAGGAGCTATACATGAGGCTCATAGAGGAATCCTCTATGTTGATGAAATTAAAACTATGCCCTTGGAGGTTCAAGACTATATACTAACTGCCTTACAAGATAAAAAATTACCAATAAGTGGGAGAAACCCTAACTCAAGTGGAGCTACAGTGGAAACTAACCCTATCCCCTGTGACTTCATCTTAATCATGTCAGGGAATATGGATGACATCTACAATTTAAGGGCTCCATTAGTTGATAGAATAGACTATAAGATAGTGTTAAAGGATAAGATGGACAACACCTTAGAAAATAGGGATAAGATTTTACAGTTTATAGTCCAAGAGATAAGGAATAATAAGTTAAACCATATGACTTATGAAGCCTGTTGTGAGATTGTTAAAATAGCCCAGTATCTTGCTGGATCAAAGGATAAGTTAACATTAAGGTTAAGGTTACTTGCCAACATAATAAAGATGGCAAATGACTTAGCCATGGGTAAGGAGATTGAGGAGATACTAAAAAACTTTAAAGATAAGGATTATAAGCCACTTGAAAAAAAAGGGAAGGTTTATATTGATGCTGAACATGTAAGGAAGGTTTTTGAGTCAGGAATTTACAGCATGGAGAAACAAGTGGCTATAAACTATATTAAAAACTTTAAAAGATATAAACATATTGTTCCAAATGATACTCCAAAGGTTGGAGTTATCTATGGCTTAGCAGTCCTTGGTAGAGGAGGAGTTGGAGATGTGACTAAAATAGTGGTTCAAATCTTAGAGTCTAAGAATCCAGCTACTCATCTATTAAACATTAGTGGAGACATAGCTAAGCACTCAATAACCTTAGCTTCAGCTCTCTCTAAGAAGTTAATAGCCAATGGAAAACTACCACTACCAAAGAAAGATATTGATCTAAGTGATAAAGAGATTTATATACAGTTTAGCCAATCCTACTCCAAAATTGATGGAGACAGTGCAACAGCAGCAGTTTGTTTAGCTATAATCTCAGCTCTCTTAGAGATTCCTTTAAAGCAAGACTTTGCCATAACTGGAAGCTTAGATTTAACTGGAAATATCTTAGCTGTTGGAGGCATTAATGAGAAAATAGAGGCTGCTAAGAGGTATGGGTTTAAGAGAGTTATTATCCCAGAGGCTAATATGATTGATGTCATAGAGAGGGAAGGAATAGAGATAATTCCAGCAAAGACCTTAGATGACATAATTCCTTTAGTTTTTGACTATTAA
- the rimI gene encoding ribosomal protein S18-alanine N-acetyltransferase, with amino-acid sequence MVLIRRFKSEDIDEVEEIEREAFRKPYPRNLILGLWAMYPNLFYVAELNGRVVGYILGTLDWGNGHIVSLAVKKEFRRRGIGEKLLKTLEHYYFNVLKCNYIILEVRVSNIVARKFYYKMGYKDRKLIPNYYEDGEDAILMIKKREGAKGILVVSLW; translated from the coding sequence ATGGTTTTAATTAGAAGGTTTAAAAGTGAAGACATAGATGAAGTTGAAGAGATAGAGAGAGAGGCCTTTAGGAAACCTTACCCAAGGAACTTAATCTTAGGACTTTGGGCAATGTATCCAAATCTATTTTATGTTGCTGAACTCAATGGTAGAGTAGTTGGCTACATCCTTGGAACATTGGACTGGGGAAATGGACATATAGTTTCCTTAGCAGTGAAAAAAGAGTTTAGAAGAAGAGGAATTGGAGAGAAGCTTTTAAAAACCTTGGAACACTATTACTTTAATGTCTTAAAGTGCAACTATATCATCTTAGAGGTTAGAGTCTCTAACATTGTTGCAAGGAAATTTTATTACAAGATGGGCTATAAGGATAGGAAGTTGATCCCCAACTACTATGAAGATGGAGAAGATGCTATATTAATGATTAAAAAAAGAGAAGGAGCTAAGGGAATATTAGTAGTTAGCCTATGGTAA